One window of Mangrovibacterium diazotrophicum genomic DNA carries:
- a CDS encoding porin family protein, with protein sequence MHKHRQYRSYQIHGILLVLFLCMSVSGRAQKDFTGKVTYVTSQHVYARFDGANDLQVGDTIFIQTDGQMKPLMVIESKSSYSAVGKPFPGNVVSLGQEVVGRSAITIKAEEKVESEKSVSPDEELVAASDSVVQTKKGGEFKQNIRGRISLSSYSSLSNATSSDSHRMRFSLSLQANHINNSRFSAETYTNFSFLSSDWAAVQDNLFNALKIYSLAVRYQAGEQSEICLGRKTNPNLSNVGAIDGLQFETGSEHFRAGAIAGFRPDYSDYGFNADLLEYGAYIAHQSENEEGAVRSSLAFFNQTNNGKTDRRFLYLQHSNSLARNLFLFLSSEVDLYQNHDNISTNTFRLTSFYISARYRFNQQLWLDASYDNRKNVIYYETFKSLVDQLMEEATRQGVQFRVNYRPFQLITIGFNANYRKRDSDPKSSTSFYSFLSFNQVPGIDATFTLSANVLKTVYVDGSVFGLRVYKDFLDDKLSSAVGYRYVDYRFPGSESSLLQHEAEIDLTWQITRKLALSLNYEATFEKRDHYNRIYINLTKRF encoded by the coding sequence ATGCATAAACATCGGCAATATCGAAGCTATCAGATTCACGGCATTCTATTGGTGTTATTTCTTTGCATGTCGGTTTCCGGTCGGGCGCAAAAGGATTTCACAGGAAAGGTGACTTATGTGACCAGCCAGCATGTTTATGCGCGTTTCGACGGTGCGAATGATTTACAGGTGGGTGACACCATCTTTATTCAAACGGACGGCCAGATGAAACCTTTGATGGTGATTGAGTCAAAATCGAGTTATTCGGCCGTGGGTAAGCCATTCCCCGGAAATGTAGTGTCACTTGGTCAGGAAGTTGTTGGGCGTTCGGCGATAACAATAAAGGCGGAGGAAAAAGTAGAATCCGAGAAGTCTGTTTCTCCGGATGAAGAGTTAGTCGCTGCCTCAGACAGTGTCGTTCAAACAAAAAAAGGAGGTGAGTTTAAGCAGAATATTCGTGGCCGAATTTCGCTTTCCTCTTATTCCTCGCTGTCAAATGCAACTTCATCTGATTCTCATCGGATGAGATTCAGTCTTTCCTTACAAGCGAATCATATCAATAACAGTCGTTTTTCTGCTGAAACGTACACCAACTTTAGCTTTTTAAGCTCTGATTGGGCGGCTGTTCAGGATAACCTTTTTAATGCACTGAAAATTTACAGTTTGGCGGTTCGTTATCAGGCAGGGGAACAGTCAGAAATTTGTTTGGGGCGGAAAACCAATCCCAATCTTTCGAATGTTGGCGCTATCGACGGACTTCAGTTCGAAACCGGTTCCGAACATTTCCGCGCGGGAGCTATTGCCGGTTTTCGCCCCGACTATTCAGACTATGGTTTCAACGCAGATTTGTTGGAATACGGAGCTTACATCGCCCATCAATCCGAAAATGAAGAAGGAGCAGTGCGTAGCTCGCTTGCTTTTTTCAACCAAACCAACAATGGCAAAACCGACCGGCGCTTTCTGTACTTGCAGCACAGTAATTCGTTGGCAAGAAACCTGTTTTTGTTTCTGTCGAGCGAAGTTGATTTGTACCAGAATCACGACAACATTTCTACCAATACGTTTCGGTTGACGAGTTTCTACATTTCGGCGCGCTACCGGTTTAATCAGCAGCTTTGGTTAGATGCTTCTTACGATAACCGTAAAAATGTGATTTACTACGAGACATTTAAGAGCCTCGTTGATCAGCTAATGGAAGAAGCGACCCGGCAGGGTGTTCAGTTTCGCGTAAATTACCGTCCATTCCAGCTCATAACCATCGGATTCAATGCGAACTATCGGAAACGGGATTCCGATCCCAAATCATCCACTTCATTTTACAGCTTTTTATCCTTTAACCAAGTTCCGGGGATTGACGCAACTTTCACACTGTCAGCCAACGTATTGAAGACGGTTTATGTTGACGGTTCAGTTTTTGGACTACGGGTTTATAAAGATTTTCTGGATGATAAACTTTCATCTGCGGTGGGGTATCGTTATGTTGACTACCGGTTTCCTGGATCCGAAAGCAGCCTTCTTCAGCATGAAGCAGAAATCGATTTGACTTGGCAAATTACCCGCAAACTCGCGCTTTCCCTGAATTATGAGGCTACTTTCGAGAAAAGGGATCATTACAACCGGATATATATCAATTTGACAAAACGGTTTTGA
- a CDS encoding GW dipeptide domain-containing protein, producing the protein MNMRFFAVMMMGVVLMTSCVKKKKEAVQPLDTSAGSEMVHAVAVKKALQANAYTYLLVSEGDQDYWIAVDKMEPEVGGTYFFADAMEMKEFKSNDLDTIFASVFFVQKLSTTKDASTMSMKNPHGTAPGRQSVDQDESISVAPAEGGITIASLFENKADYSGKDVIVSGKVVKVNNGIMGRNWVHIQDGTNADGSYDLTLTTDAEVAVGDVVTMQGTVALDKDFGAGYFYDVIVESATVK; encoded by the coding sequence ATGAACATGAGATTTTTTGCCGTGATGATGATGGGAGTTGTGCTGATGACTTCCTGTGTGAAAAAGAAAAAAGAAGCTGTTCAACCCTTGGATACCAGTGCCGGTAGTGAGATGGTGCACGCGGTTGCGGTTAAAAAGGCGTTGCAGGCCAATGCTTATACTTACCTGTTGGTTAGCGAAGGCGACCAGGATTACTGGATTGCTGTGGACAAGATGGAGCCTGAAGTTGGCGGAACTTATTTCTTCGCCGATGCGATGGAAATGAAAGAATTTAAAAGTAACGACCTCGATACCATTTTTGCCAGCGTATTTTTCGTTCAGAAGTTGAGTACCACAAAGGATGCCAGCACGATGAGTATGAAAAATCCGCACGGAACTGCGCCTGGACGCCAGTCTGTTGATCAGGATGAATCGATTTCGGTTGCGCCGGCAGAAGGAGGAATCACCATTGCTTCGTTATTCGAAAACAAGGCCGATTATTCGGGAAAAGACGTGATTGTCAGCGGTAAAGTGGTGAAAGTGAACAACGGTATCATGGGCCGCAACTGGGTGCACATCCAGGATGGTACCAACGCAGATGGATCTTATGATCTGACGTTGACTACCGACGCCGAAGTGGCTGTTGGCGACGTGGTGACCATGCAGGGAACGGTTGCACTGGATAAAGATTTTGGTGCTGGTTATTTCTACGATGTGATTGTGGAAAGTGCCACCGTGAAATAG
- a CDS encoding S-adenosylmethionine:tRNA ribosyltransferase-isomerase translates to MDNMNTNTSVFNLSAQALNYELPDERIAKYPLPQRDQSKLLVWQDGNITDSRFTSLPDFLPEGSLLVFNNTKVIRARLLFQKATGANIEIFCLDPLQPADYQIAFQQTESCSWNCMVGNLKKWKNEVLEKDLQLNGKTVAFKAEKLNQIDGSVQVRFSWDCPEADFASLIEAAGILPIPPYLHRDTEESDIERYQTIYSKIKGSVAAPTAGLHFTDAVFSSLKNKQVECEEVTLHVGAGTFKQVKADTIGEHEMHAEQIIVRRDLIEKLLDHQGKLLAVGTTSIRTLESLYWLGVKLLQKPDSALNELDIEQWLPYETEKSYSKQESLEAILAYMLKNGLPVIGAHTKIIIVPGYQFRIVEGMITNFHQPQSTLLLLISAFIGNDWLRVYDHALANDYRFLSYGDSNLYLKA, encoded by the coding sequence ATGGATAATATGAATACCAACACAAGCGTTTTCAACCTCAGTGCACAGGCGCTGAACTACGAATTGCCCGACGAGCGCATTGCCAAATACCCGTTGCCGCAGCGCGACCAGTCCAAATTGTTGGTTTGGCAAGATGGCAACATCACCGACTCGCGGTTTACTTCCCTACCCGATTTTTTGCCCGAGGGAAGCCTGTTGGTATTCAACAACACGAAGGTGATCCGGGCGCGCTTGTTGTTCCAAAAGGCGACCGGTGCCAACATCGAGATTTTTTGCCTCGACCCGCTGCAGCCGGCCGATTACCAAATCGCTTTTCAACAAACCGAAAGCTGTAGTTGGAATTGCATGGTGGGCAACCTGAAGAAATGGAAAAACGAAGTACTTGAAAAAGACCTTCAACTGAACGGAAAGACGGTTGCTTTTAAAGCTGAAAAGCTGAATCAAATTGACGGTTCGGTGCAGGTGAGATTTAGCTGGGATTGCCCCGAAGCCGATTTTGCCAGCCTGATTGAGGCCGCCGGCATTTTACCCATTCCTCCCTACCTGCACCGCGATACCGAGGAAAGCGATATTGAACGTTACCAAACGATTTACTCTAAAATAAAAGGATCGGTGGCCGCACCAACAGCGGGACTACACTTTACCGACGCTGTTTTTTCAAGTTTGAAGAATAAACAGGTTGAGTGCGAAGAAGTAACCCTGCATGTGGGCGCCGGAACCTTTAAACAGGTGAAAGCCGACACCATTGGCGAACACGAAATGCACGCCGAGCAGATTATTGTTCGCCGCGATCTGATTGAAAAACTGCTGGATCACCAAGGCAAATTGCTTGCCGTTGGAACCACCTCGATCCGCACACTGGAAAGTTTGTACTGGCTCGGGGTGAAACTACTGCAAAAGCCCGATAGCGCCCTCAACGAGCTGGATATTGAGCAGTGGCTGCCCTACGAAACTGAAAAGAGCTACTCGAAGCAGGAATCGCTCGAAGCCATTCTTGCCTACATGTTGAAGAACGGATTGCCGGTTATTGGCGCGCATACCAAAATCATCATTGTGCCGGGCTACCAATTCCGGATTGTGGAGGGAATGATTACCAATTTTCACCAGCCACAAAGTACATTATTGCTGCTTATCTCTGCTTTTATCGGCAACGACTGGCTGCGTGTGTACGACCATGCGCTGGCCAACGATTATCGTTTCCTGAGCTACGGCGACAGCAACCTCTACTTGAAAGCATAA
- a CDS encoding Smr/MutS family protein has product MYQIGDRVKFMNAVGGGIITKIVGKNMVHVENEDGFEIPVMTSEIIMDEIDQEAVTNSDKKPDVSDFIRQGMKKPKTEDRKVKVEEPITIIRGNDEPKFYLAFLPENARNPLDGQTKIYLVNDSNFFILYHYSHFANEQYVTQEAGKLEPNTKLLLGTLSQADIAGLPAFAFQMMFYRDKSPKLEKPLRKRITINPVKFYKSGSFKQSDFFSGKVMLYKLNESEMEKALKELTDKDVKQAAREKEPARAPQPVKVELPELLEVDLHMHELIDDTAGLSNKDMLDIQMKTFREKMEEAISSNAVKKVVFIHGLGNGVLKTELRRELSTKYKKYAHQDASFQEYGYGATMVIIRR; this is encoded by the coding sequence ATGTATCAAATAGGAGATCGGGTTAAGTTTATGAATGCCGTAGGTGGTGGCATTATCACCAAGATTGTAGGCAAAAATATGGTTCATGTTGAAAACGAAGATGGGTTTGAAATACCGGTGATGACTTCGGAAATTATCATGGATGAAATCGATCAGGAAGCCGTGACCAACAGCGATAAGAAACCGGACGTGAGCGATTTTATTCGCCAGGGCATGAAAAAGCCAAAGACCGAAGACCGAAAAGTGAAGGTTGAAGAACCGATTACCATTATTCGCGGTAACGACGAGCCGAAGTTTTACCTGGCTTTTCTGCCCGAGAATGCACGGAATCCGCTGGACGGGCAAACAAAGATTTACCTGGTTAACGACAGTAATTTCTTCATCCTCTATCATTATAGCCATTTTGCGAACGAGCAGTATGTAACCCAGGAAGCGGGCAAACTGGAGCCAAATACCAAGTTGCTGCTGGGCACCCTGTCGCAGGCCGACATTGCAGGCCTTCCGGCTTTTGCGTTCCAAATGATGTTCTACCGCGATAAATCGCCGAAGCTGGAAAAGCCGCTTCGCAAGCGCATCACCATTAACCCCGTGAAGTTTTACAAGTCAGGCAGTTTCAAACAGTCCGACTTCTTCTCCGGAAAAGTCATGCTTTACAAGCTGAACGAGTCGGAAATGGAAAAGGCGTTGAAAGAGTTAACCGATAAGGATGTGAAACAAGCAGCCCGTGAAAAGGAGCCCGCTCGCGCACCGCAACCGGTAAAAGTTGAATTGCCCGAGTTGTTGGAGGTGGATTTACACATGCACGAGTTGATTGACGACACCGCAGGTCTTTCGAATAAAGATATGCTGGATATTCAAATGAAGACGTTCCGCGAAAAGATGGAGGAAGCTATTTCGTCGAACGCGGTGAAGAAAGTTGTTTTCATCCACGGTTTGGGCAACGGCGTTCTGAAAACAGAACTGCGCCGCGAGCTTTCAACCAAATACAAAAAATACGCGCACCAGGATGCCAGTTTCCAGGAATACGGCTACGGAGCAACCATGGTGATCATTCGCCGGTAA
- a CDS encoding glycoside hydrolase family 5 protein encodes MKTFHLVLLMILLCGIQAANAQTPIEKHGALTIADGQIVDAHGQAPQLRGLSFSWSIWNGQKYYNTNVVDWICSDFKVSLIRVSMGIEPEGGFLDNPDFQKELVTTVFDRALENGVYVLIDWHDHHAEKHVEASKAFFAEMAQKYAGNPQVIYEIFNEPDYQSWEVVKDYALQVISVIREYDAENLIVVGSPRWDQNVDEAADDPITGYQNICYSFHFYASDNNHQEQLRQKADYALSKGLPLFVTEWGVGEANGDGKFDMERNRIWLKWMEDHQLSWACWNITDKEETTAFLKPGANINGNWTEDELTPNGLYLRKILNDLNE; translated from the coding sequence ATGAAAACTTTTCATCTCGTATTACTTATGATCCTCCTCTGCGGGATTCAAGCCGCAAACGCGCAAACTCCGATTGAAAAACACGGAGCGCTCACGATTGCCGACGGACAAATAGTTGATGCGCACGGCCAAGCACCGCAACTCCGTGGGCTTAGCTTTTCGTGGAGTATTTGGAACGGCCAAAAGTATTACAACACCAATGTTGTCGACTGGATTTGCTCCGATTTTAAAGTCAGCCTGATCCGGGTCTCCATGGGTATTGAGCCGGAAGGTGGCTTTCTGGACAATCCGGATTTTCAAAAAGAATTAGTTACTACGGTCTTTGATCGCGCCCTCGAAAACGGGGTTTATGTCCTGATCGACTGGCATGACCACCATGCAGAAAAGCATGTCGAAGCATCGAAAGCCTTTTTTGCTGAAATGGCACAGAAGTATGCAGGAAACCCGCAAGTGATCTACGAAATTTTCAACGAACCTGATTACCAAAGTTGGGAAGTGGTCAAAGATTATGCCTTACAGGTTATTTCTGTGATTCGTGAGTACGACGCAGAAAACCTGATTGTTGTGGGAAGCCCGCGCTGGGATCAGAATGTTGATGAGGCTGCCGATGATCCGATTACCGGCTACCAAAACATTTGCTATTCCTTCCATTTTTACGCGTCGGACAATAACCACCAGGAACAACTTCGCCAAAAGGCCGACTATGCCTTGTCTAAAGGATTGCCCCTGTTTGTTACCGAATGGGGTGTTGGCGAAGCAAATGGCGATGGCAAATTTGATATGGAACGCAACCGCATCTGGCTAAAATGGATGGAAGACCACCAACTAAGCTGGGCTTGCTGGAACATCACTGATAAAGAAGAAACAACCGCTTTTTTAAAGCCGGGAGCCAACATTAATGGCAACTGGACAGAGGACGAACTAACCCCAAACGGATTGTATTTGCGTAAAATATTGAATGATCTGAATGAATAG
- a CDS encoding nitric-oxide reductase large subunit, which translates to MNTKKLWIGFILVMVISFGILGYYGREIYREAPPIPEKVVDGNGNLLFTGQNIKDGQNIWQSIGGQEVGTVWGHGAYQAPDWTADWLHREALYILNHFAQTEFGKNYNELDEEKKAMLEKRVQKEMRTNTYNTQTKTLHISNIRAEAINVVGSHYSSLFMDDENLAELREAYAIPANTIKDKERMSKMNNFFFWATWSTVTERPGQEISYTNNWPPEKLVANEPTGALHLWTGFSVIILLVGIGLLAWYYAANRKEEDEHGNVPEVNPLSGIQQTPSMKATLKYFWVVTALIIVQIIMGVITAHYGVEGNGFYGIPLADFLPYSVSRTWHIQLAIFWIATSWLATGLFIAPAVSGKEPKFQKLGVDVLFGALLVIVVGSLAGQWMGIMQKLGLAQNFWFGHQGYEYVDLGRFWQIFLFAGLFIWLFLMGRALLPALKERNENRHLLLMFLISSIAIAAFYGAGLMWGQQTHLAVAEYWRWWVVHLWVEGFFEVFATVAIAFLFVRMQLINAKVATSSVLFSTIIFLSGGIIGTFHHLYFTGTPTAVLALGATFSALEVAPLVFMGFEAYHNLKLSRVTNWVNAYKWPIYFFIAVAFWNLLGAGIFGFLINPPIALYYMQGLNTTPVHGHTALFGVYGMLGIGLMLFVLRDMNLKVDWKEKPIKIAFWSMNIGLLLMVLISVLPVGLAQTVASVKHGLWYARSAEFLGTPTMETLRWLRAIGDTIFAVGALYLGYFIFGLKGGWSLKK; encoded by the coding sequence ATGAATACAAAAAAACTTTGGATTGGATTTATCCTGGTTATGGTTATCTCCTTTGGAATTTTAGGTTATTACGGAAGGGAAATATATAGAGAAGCCCCACCAATACCTGAAAAAGTAGTTGATGGTAATGGAAATTTACTTTTCACAGGACAAAACATTAAGGATGGTCAGAATATTTGGCAATCAATTGGAGGACAGGAAGTAGGAACAGTTTGGGGGCATGGTGCGTATCAAGCTCCTGATTGGACTGCGGATTGGCTGCACCGTGAAGCTTTATATATCTTAAACCATTTTGCACAAACCGAGTTTGGCAAAAACTACAATGAGCTTGATGAAGAAAAAAAGGCAATGCTCGAAAAAAGGGTTCAAAAGGAAATGAGAACCAATACTTATAATACACAAACAAAAACTTTACATATTTCAAATATTCGAGCAGAGGCTATTAATGTTGTTGGTAGTCATTATTCCTCTCTTTTTATGGATGATGAAAATTTAGCAGAGCTACGAGAGGCATACGCTATTCCAGCGAATACTATAAAAGATAAAGAAAGAATGTCCAAAATGAATAATTTCTTCTTTTGGGCAACATGGTCAACAGTAACAGAACGTCCAGGGCAGGAAATAAGCTATACAAATAACTGGCCTCCTGAAAAGCTAGTTGCCAATGAACCTACAGGAGCATTACACCTTTGGACAGGTTTTAGTGTTATTATCCTTTTAGTAGGTATAGGATTGTTAGCTTGGTATTACGCTGCAAACAGAAAAGAAGAAGACGAACATGGCAATGTGCCGGAAGTCAATCCTCTCTCTGGTATTCAGCAAACACCTTCAATGAAAGCTACACTTAAATATTTTTGGGTGGTTACTGCTTTAATAATAGTACAAATTATTATGGGTGTAATAACAGCACACTACGGGGTAGAAGGAAATGGATTCTATGGGATTCCATTAGCTGATTTTTTACCTTATTCTGTTTCAAGAACATGGCATATACAATTGGCTATCTTTTGGATTGCCACATCATGGCTGGCAACAGGTCTTTTTATTGCTCCGGCAGTATCCGGGAAAGAACCAAAATTTCAGAAACTTGGAGTTGATGTATTGTTTGGTGCATTACTTGTAATCGTGGTTGGTTCTTTAGCAGGACAATGGATGGGGATTATGCAAAAATTAGGATTAGCACAAAACTTCTGGTTTGGTCATCAGGGTTATGAATATGTCGATTTAGGACGGTTCTGGCAAATTTTTCTTTTTGCAGGGCTGTTTATCTGGTTGTTTTTAATGGGTAGAGCATTACTACCAGCTCTGAAAGAACGCAACGAGAACCGTCACTTGCTACTTATGTTTTTAATTTCATCTATTGCCATTGCTGCATTTTATGGGGCTGGCTTAATGTGGGGACAACAAACACACCTGGCGGTTGCTGAGTATTGGAGATGGTGGGTTGTTCATCTTTGGGTAGAAGGATTCTTTGAGGTCTTCGCTACTGTTGCTATTGCATTTCTATTTGTTAGAATGCAGCTAATTAATGCAAAGGTTGCTACATCAAGTGTACTTTTCTCGACCATAATATTCTTATCAGGCGGAATTATCGGTACATTCCACCATTTGTATTTTACAGGAACACCAACGGCGGTTCTGGCACTTGGGGCAACTTTTAGTGCATTGGAAGTCGCCCCTCTGGTGTTTATGGGATTTGAAGCATATCACAATTTAAAACTTAGTCGTGTTACAAACTGGGTAAATGCTTACAAATGGCCTATATACTTTTTTATTGCAGTAGCATTTTGGAACCTGTTGGGTGCAGGGATATTTGGATTCTTAATCAACCCTCCAATAGCATTATATTACATGCAAGGACTTAATACTACACCTGTTCATGGACATACCGCTTTATTTGGAGTTTATGGCATGCTTGGGATTGGTCTAATGTTGTTTGTATTACGTGATATGAATTTAAAGGTAGATTGGAAAGAGAAACCGATTAAAATTGCATTCTGGTCAATGAATATTGGACTATTACTAATGGTGTTAATTAGTGTTCTTCCTGTTGGACTTGCACAGACTGTAGCAAGTGTTAAGCACGGTTTGTGGTATGCTCGTTCTGCTGAATTTTTAGGAACTCCAACAATGGAAACATTGCGCTGGTTACGTGCCATTGGAGACACAATCTTTGCCGTTGGAGCTTTATATCTTGGATATTTCATCTTTGGTTTAAAGGGTGGATGGTCACTTAAGAAGTAA
- the ric gene encoding iron-sulfur cluster repair di-iron protein yields the protein MNIDTRTSVGDIVKANFKTAQIFEKNNIDFCCGGGISLDEACEKSGINIEQLIPELTATIQLNDPDSKYIDELELNELCDYIEKRHHTYVSETIPFLQQKLQKLCDVHGENHSELHEVKALFDGAAENLSVHMKKEELILFPYIRKMVKSKKEGKTAKDEYGDAVETIDTMHEEHQTEGERFEKISKLTSSYTCPPDGCGTYQVTYQTLKEFENDLHRHIHLENNILFKKALLLESELLK from the coding sequence ATGAATATTGATACAAGAACCAGTGTGGGAGACATCGTAAAAGCTAATTTTAAAACAGCTCAAATTTTTGAAAAGAATAATATTGATTTTTGCTGTGGTGGGGGAATTAGTCTTGATGAAGCCTGTGAAAAGAGTGGAATAAATATTGAACAATTAATACCGGAATTGACTGCTACAATCCAGCTAAATGACCCTGATTCAAAGTACATCGACGAGCTGGAACTCAATGAACTTTGCGACTACATTGAAAAAAGACATCATACTTATGTAAGTGAGACCATTCCATTTCTTCAACAAAAATTACAAAAACTTTGTGATGTGCATGGAGAAAATCATTCTGAGTTACACGAAGTAAAAGCATTGTTTGATGGTGCAGCAGAGAATCTTAGTGTACACATGAAGAAAGAAGAATTAATTTTATTTCCTTATATAAGAAAAATGGTAAAGTCAAAAAAGGAGGGTAAAACAGCAAAAGATGAATATGGTGATGCAGTCGAAACTATTGATACCATGCATGAAGAACATCAAACAGAAGGTGAGCGTTTTGAGAAAATATCAAAATTGACTTCTTCATATACATGCCCCCCTGATGGATGTGGTACATACCAAGTTACTTATCAGACACTAAAGGAATTTGAAAACGACTTACATCGTCATATTCATTTAGAAAACAATATTCTGTTTAAGAAAGCTTTACTTTTGGAAAGTGAATTACTAAAATAA
- a CDS encoding RrF2 family transcriptional regulator, translating into MLSKSTEYAIRALVFVQLKNWEQKRPGVGEIAKEIEAPEAYTAKILQTLTKNKLMDSMKGRGGGFFFNDNQSNLTLYDVIHVVEGDACFHKCGFGLKQCNNDNPCPLHEQYKIVRDGFFEIVKTETIQSLSEKIKQGEAVLNRLKK; encoded by the coding sequence ATGCTATCTAAAAGTACAGAATATGCTATAAGAGCGTTAGTTTTTGTTCAGTTAAAAAATTGGGAACAAAAGAGACCTGGTGTTGGTGAAATTGCAAAAGAAATTGAAGCTCCGGAAGCTTATACAGCAAAAATTCTCCAAACTCTTACGAAGAATAAACTGATGGATTCGATGAAAGGGCGTGGTGGAGGTTTCTTTTTCAATGACAATCAATCGAACTTAACGCTTTATGATGTAATTCATGTAGTTGAAGGAGATGCTTGTTTTCACAAATGTGGCTTTGGACTTAAGCAATGCAATAATGATAATCCTTGTCCTTTGCATGAGCAATACAAAATTGTTCGAGATGGATTTTTTGAAATAGTGAAAACAGAAACAATACAATCCTTATCAGAAAAGATTAAGCAGGGAGAAGCGGTTTTAAATAGATTAAAAAAATAG
- a CDS encoding hemerythrin domain-containing protein — MKNITQILSDEHQIILKVIDAVNSECDELEKGKTLDISFFQKTINFIKNYADKFHHAKEEDILFKAMLENVEHLHCNPIPVMLHEHDEGRTFVYGMEQGVSENNTDKIIQNARGYGMLLRDHIYKEDNVLYPMAEEALSDEQKELVNKKYTEVELLLNKEMNVNELIFV; from the coding sequence ATGAAAAATATAACTCAAATATTATCAGACGAACACCAAATAATTTTAAAAGTTATTGATGCTGTAAATTCAGAATGTGACGAACTAGAAAAAGGTAAAACTTTAGACATTAGCTTTTTTCAGAAAACAATCAACTTTATAAAAAACTATGCCGACAAGTTCCATCATGCAAAAGAAGAAGACATTCTTTTTAAAGCCATGTTGGAAAATGTTGAACATCTACATTGTAATCCTATTCCGGTGATGTTACATGAGCATGATGAAGGTCGAACATTTGTGTACGGTATGGAACAAGGTGTTTCTGAAAATAATACCGATAAAATAATTCAAAATGCACGAGGATACGGAATGCTTTTGCGAGACCATATTTATAAAGAAGATAATGTTCTTTATCCTATGGCAGAGGAAGCGTTATCTGATGAGCAGAAAGAGTTGGTGAATAAAAAATACACCGAAGTAGAATTACTTCTCAACAAAGAAATGAATGTGAATGAATTAATTTTTGTGTAA
- a CDS encoding HPP family protein: MKNLHRRYRVVKYIIYRQTLVNPQDHLWTFIGAFLGIGIIGFTHEVFSSFSVSDKVFLIGSFGASAVLIYGATNSPLAQPRNLIGGHLISAFIGVSVYKLLSSFDILWLNAALAVSISIIAMQCTKTLHPPGGATALIANLGTPKVLSLGYFYILYPVSTGVGILLLIALITNNLPRDRSYPNKQLFRINIKTLANENNWNIRRIRTRSNRGLLQRNNKRLR; this comes from the coding sequence ATGAAGAATTTACACCGAAGATATAGAGTTGTCAAGTATATAATATATCGTCAAACCTTAGTGAATCCACAAGATCATCTATGGACGTTTATTGGTGCTTTCTTAGGTATTGGAATAATTGGTTTTACGCATGAAGTATTTTCATCATTTAGTGTAAGTGATAAAGTCTTTTTAATAGGGTCGTTTGGAGCGTCTGCAGTATTAATTTATGGAGCAACAAATAGTCCATTGGCTCAACCCCGAAATTTAATTGGTGGACATTTAATAAGTGCCTTTATTGGAGTAAGTGTATATAAACTTTTATCCAGCTTTGATATTTTGTGGCTAAATGCTGCCTTAGCTGTTTCCATTTCAATAATTGCAATGCAATGTACAAAAACCTTGCATCCGCCTGGAGGAGCAACTGCATTAATCGCAAATCTGGGAACCCCTAAGGTCTTAAGTTTGGGGTATTTTTATATTCTTTATCCTGTAAGTACTGGTGTTGGTATTTTACTTTTGATTGCACTTATAACAAATAATTTACCGAGGGACCGGTCATATCCAAACAAGCAATTATTCAGAATTAATATTAAAACTTTAGCTAATGAAAACAATTGGAATATTAGGCGGATTAGGACCAGAAGCAACCGTGGATTATTACAAAGAAATAATAAAAGGCTTCGATAA